A genomic window from Synechococcus sp. WH 8016 includes:
- a CDS encoding peptidylprolyl isomerase has protein sequence MKTDAGQIKLEMFDQDAPNTVANFVKLAREGFYDGLAFHRVIDGFMAQGGCPNSREGAKGMPGTGGPGYTINCEINSRKHAPGILSMAHAGKNTGGSQFFIVHEAQPHLDGVHTVFGQTGDMDVVLALKNGSRIESVTVTD, from the coding sequence ATGAAAACGGATGCCGGCCAGATCAAGCTGGAAATGTTCGATCAAGATGCGCCGAACACCGTCGCCAATTTTGTGAAGCTCGCGCGCGAAGGTTTCTACGACGGTCTTGCCTTCCACCGCGTCATTGATGGTTTTATGGCCCAGGGTGGATGCCCCAATAGCCGTGAGGGAGCCAAAGGGATGCCTGGAACGGGTGGTCCTGGTTACACCATCAATTGCGAAATCAACAGCCGGAAGCATGCTCCAGGCATTCTTTCCATGGCCCACGCCGGTAAGAACACGGGCGGAAGTCAGTTCTTCATCGTCCATGAGGCACAGCCCCACCTCGACGGCGTTCACACCGTGTTTGGACAAACCGGAGACATGGATGTGGTTCTTGCCTTGAAAAACGGCAGTCGTATTGAAAGTGTGACGGTGACCGACTGA
- a CDS encoding DUF1257 domain-containing protein yields the protein MSHLTILPTVIKDLELLEETLLAEHYLVQRPGLIKAFGQDIYPAELVATDSSGLQMGWRWEADGSLALMLDLGQTKDSVGHKTHLNTILRAYALRSALRSAEGVGFVPSIETTDPIGAERAMG from the coding sequence ATGTCCCATCTGACCATCCTGCCAACCGTCATCAAAGACCTCGAGCTTCTTGAGGAAACTCTGTTAGCGGAGCACTACCTCGTTCAGCGTCCCGGCTTGATCAAAGCGTTTGGACAAGACATCTATCCGGCTGAATTGGTCGCAACAGACAGCAGCGGCCTGCAAATGGGCTGGAGGTGGGAAGCCGATGGATCGTTGGCTTTGATGTTGGATCTTGGTCAAACCAAAGATTCCGTAGGACATAAAACCCATCTCAACACCATTTTGCGGGCCTACGCCCTGAGATCGGCCCTGCGCTCCGCAGAGGGAGTCGGCTTCGTTCCTTCCATAGAAACGACAGACCCAATCGGAGCAGAGCGAGCCATGGGCTGA
- a CDS encoding helicase DnaB: protein MPLVDAEIQAPFVQEDPTVFSPEELLLLQRRFGVHGPQTRLAQLFTRGMDQFQPLRTQTVNRLQALKPVIKRESRHHRVNPMLVTAILFDEIQHSKPGEDLPFVVHSGFVSTHGPAQLGISELIHQGRLPLQPSKAEIAEARNLLMNSEANVELLAAKIARLKKELGLSPDQVLIASRSYVDAKAIATLAYLHNGKLDYPRRVLRYMQDPELHGLIFSEQRPATQPLI, encoded by the coding sequence CTGCCATTGGTTGATGCTGAGATCCAGGCGCCGTTCGTGCAGGAAGATCCCACTGTCTTCAGCCCGGAAGAGTTGTTGCTGTTGCAGCGTCGTTTTGGCGTGCATGGCCCCCAGACGCGGCTTGCTCAGTTGTTCACGCGGGGCATGGACCAATTCCAGCCTCTGCGCACCCAAACGGTGAACCGGCTTCAAGCACTGAAGCCAGTCATTAAGAGGGAATCCCGCCACCATCGCGTGAATCCGATGCTGGTCACGGCGATCTTGTTTGATGAAATTCAGCATTCCAAGCCAGGAGAGGATCTGCCTTTCGTTGTGCATTCCGGTTTTGTGTCAACGCACGGCCCTGCTCAACTAGGAATCAGTGAGTTGATCCATCAAGGTAGGCTTCCCTTGCAACCATCCAAGGCAGAAATTGCTGAAGCTAGAAATTTATTAATGAATTCCGAAGCCAATGTGGAATTGCTTGCAGCAAAAATAGCTCGTCTGAAAAAAGAACTAGGCCTTTCTCCTGATCAAGTTTTAATTGCGAGTCGTTCCTATGTTGATGCCAAGGCGATTGCCACGTTGGCCTACCTCCATAACGGAAAACTTGATTATCCCAGGCGTGTGTTGCGCTACATGCAAGATCCTGAGTTGCACGGCCTGATCTTTTCGGAGCAGCGGCCGGCGACTCAGCCTTTGATTTAG
- a CDS encoding glucose-6-phosphate isomerase — MSFPDFSAIDSQTQWQRFCDLLWYHDDLGLWLDVSRMHLNSSALETLTPRLEQAFKAMEELEGGAIANADEQRQVGHYWLRQPQLAPEQQLGESISAEIDAIDQFGKSIIAGSIQAPNGQPFTDVLWIGIGGSALGPLLMVRALQDHGVGLPFHFFDNVDPNGMSRVLAALGERLRTTLVITVSKSGGTPEPHLGMEQARHRLEAHGGSWPGQAVVVTMAGSKLDQQAEKENWLKRFDMFDWIGGRTSITSAVGLLPGALIGCDIRGFLAGAAQMDEATRCPDVRRNPAALMAAAWYAAGEGKGKRDMVVLPYRDRLEVFSRYLQQLVMESLGKRLDRDGKEVHQGIAVYGNKGSTDQHAYVQQLRDGIDNFFVTFIEVLRDVDDIPSIEGERPGDFLDGFLQGTRSALTEGGRQSLSISMRRFDARRLGALIALFERAVGFYGELVNVNAYHQPGVEAGKKAAAAILNLQKQVEEVLSDGVSRSAVDIQKAIGSGSEEAIFWILRHLTGNDRGYVAQGSWDSPASLRFSKG, encoded by the coding sequence ATGAGCTTCCCGGATTTCAGCGCCATCGATAGCCAGACCCAATGGCAACGCTTTTGCGATTTGCTTTGGTATCACGACGATCTCGGCCTTTGGCTCGATGTCAGTCGGATGCATCTCAACAGTTCTGCTCTCGAGACGCTCACCCCCCGTCTGGAACAAGCCTTCAAGGCGATGGAGGAGTTGGAGGGAGGTGCGATTGCCAACGCCGATGAACAACGTCAGGTTGGCCACTATTGGTTACGTCAGCCGCAACTAGCGCCGGAACAACAGCTTGGCGAGAGCATCTCCGCTGAAATCGATGCCATCGATCAATTCGGCAAGTCGATCATTGCGGGATCCATTCAGGCCCCCAACGGCCAGCCTTTTACGGATGTCCTTTGGATCGGGATTGGCGGCAGTGCCCTCGGTCCTTTGCTCATGGTTCGTGCTCTTCAAGACCATGGCGTAGGCCTGCCGTTCCACTTTTTCGACAACGTGGATCCCAATGGCATGAGCAGGGTTCTGGCAGCGCTCGGTGAACGTCTCCGTACAACGCTGGTGATCACCGTCAGCAAGTCGGGGGGAACACCCGAACCCCACCTCGGTATGGAGCAGGCCAGACACCGTCTGGAAGCTCATGGTGGCAGTTGGCCAGGGCAAGCGGTTGTGGTCACCATGGCGGGCAGCAAGCTCGATCAGCAGGCGGAAAAAGAGAACTGGCTCAAGCGATTTGACATGTTCGACTGGATTGGTGGTCGCACAAGCATCACGAGTGCTGTTGGGTTACTTCCAGGCGCTCTGATCGGCTGCGACATCCGTGGTTTCTTGGCGGGTGCCGCCCAGATGGATGAAGCCACTCGCTGTCCAGACGTCCGCCGCAATCCAGCAGCTTTGATGGCAGCGGCCTGGTATGCCGCGGGCGAAGGCAAGGGCAAACGCGACATGGTCGTGCTCCCCTACCGAGATCGCTTAGAGGTTTTCAGCCGTTACCTGCAACAGCTGGTCATGGAATCGCTCGGCAAACGCCTTGATCGCGATGGCAAGGAAGTGCATCAGGGCATTGCCGTGTATGGAAATAAGGGTTCCACCGACCAGCATGCTTATGTGCAGCAACTACGGGATGGCATCGATAATTTTTTCGTGACCTTCATCGAAGTCCTGCGTGATGTGGATGACATCCCTTCGATCGAGGGGGAGCGTCCTGGAGATTTTCTCGATGGGTTCTTGCAAGGAACGCGTTCAGCACTCACGGAAGGAGGGCGGCAAAGCTTGAGCATCAGCATGCGGCGCTTTGACGCGCGCCGACTCGGAGCGCTGATCGCCTTGTTTGAGCGGGCCGTTGGTTTTTACGGAGAATTGGTGAATGTGAACGCATATCACCAGCCAGGAGTCGAAGCGGGCAAAAAAGCCGCAGCCGCCATTCTCAATTTGCAAAAGCAAGTGGAAGAGGTTCTCTCTGATGGAGTGTCGAGATCTGCCGTCGATATCCAAAAGGCGATTGGATCCGGCAGCGAAGAAGCCATTTTCTGGATCCTGCGTCATCTCACAGGAAACGATCGTGGATATGTGGCACAGGGAAGCTGGGACAGTCCTGCTTCCCTGCGCTTCAGCAAAGGCTGA
- a CDS encoding M61 family metallopeptidase: MGGVRISIDLCEPARQQLKVKLEWKPRGRHQTWLMPIWTPGSYTVRDHAQHLHSLQFQQSGRAVSTKRVAPSRWTAELETLDPVCLTYTLEARQLTVRTNHLDPDFASLCLPAVVMLIDGERWNPHHLQLSLPSGWFGHVPLAKVDDGYDANDFDQLVDAPVHAGPFHSRPFEVCGHPHELLTIGEPPMGWPSTFKADIEAVCEAACTLMGTPPPAGDRYQLVIQLLDQGYGGLEHDHSSVLQFSWEALTKKDGYRQLLQLIGHEYFHQWNVRRLRPGAYVPYRYDKAEISDGLWFAEGITSYFDLTLSLLAAKSDRQTFLDDLGKDISHVLLNPGCKIQSLADSSREAWLRLYKQTPANSLSQISYYRLGTVLSFCLDVQLRQSGSALAYVLRDLWQRFGRHGKGYEPTDLLEAVEAHNKSLAKVLPTWLEKTMAVPINDCLNALGLQAVAIHSKHADVGMQLSKQKGRLLINKVNPDGPAEQAGLVPGDELIGAHDWRLRGLEHWQALLQGPEQIPVLYARRGRLSSTILKKKDPIVERWEISWDSGASSSQKELRDRWFAIV, encoded by the coding sequence ATGGGTGGTGTCAGGATTTCAATCGATCTCTGCGAGCCTGCCCGTCAGCAACTCAAGGTGAAACTCGAGTGGAAACCTCGGGGACGACATCAAACCTGGCTGATGCCGATATGGACTCCAGGGTCCTACACCGTTCGCGACCACGCACAGCATCTCCACAGTCTTCAGTTTCAACAATCAGGCCGTGCGGTTAGCACCAAGCGGGTGGCCCCTTCGCGCTGGACGGCAGAGCTCGAGACCCTTGACCCCGTTTGCTTGACCTACACGCTGGAAGCGCGTCAGCTCACGGTTCGCACCAATCACCTCGATCCAGATTTTGCATCCCTGTGCCTTCCTGCAGTGGTGATGCTGATTGATGGAGAGCGCTGGAATCCTCATCATCTCCAGCTGTCGTTGCCCAGCGGTTGGTTCGGCCATGTCCCCCTGGCAAAGGTTGACGATGGCTACGACGCAAACGATTTCGACCAGCTCGTCGATGCACCCGTGCACGCCGGCCCCTTTCATTCACGCCCATTCGAAGTCTGTGGGCATCCGCATGAATTGCTCACGATTGGAGAGCCACCGATGGGTTGGCCTTCGACCTTTAAAGCGGATATTGAGGCCGTCTGTGAAGCCGCCTGCACGTTGATGGGAACCCCACCACCGGCTGGGGATCGCTACCAATTAGTCATTCAGCTACTCGATCAAGGCTACGGAGGACTAGAGCACGATCATTCCTCAGTGTTGCAATTTTCCTGGGAAGCGTTAACCAAAAAGGATGGCTATCGACAACTCCTGCAACTCATTGGCCATGAATACTTTCACCAATGGAATGTTCGCAGACTTCGCCCAGGCGCCTATGTTCCCTATCGATACGACAAAGCTGAAATCAGCGATGGTCTTTGGTTTGCTGAAGGGATTACCAGTTATTTTGATCTCACACTGTCACTTTTAGCGGCTAAATCAGATCGACAGACCTTTCTCGATGATTTAGGAAAAGATATTTCTCATGTGCTCCTGAATCCGGGATGCAAGATTCAATCTTTGGCTGATAGTTCAAGAGAAGCATGGCTGAGGCTTTATAAGCAAACACCTGCAAACTCTCTGTCCCAAATTAGTTATTACCGCCTCGGAACTGTTCTCTCATTTTGCCTTGATGTTCAGCTAAGGCAATCGGGATCGGCTCTTGCCTACGTTCTTCGAGATCTGTGGCAGCGCTTCGGACGTCATGGCAAAGGCTATGAGCCAACAGACCTACTGGAGGCTGTAGAAGCCCATAACAAATCACTAGCCAAAGTTTTACCAACCTGGCTTGAAAAGACGATGGCCGTTCCAATTAACGACTGCCTGAACGCCCTGGGACTCCAGGCCGTTGCGATTCACTCGAAACATGCCGACGTCGGCATGCAACTTTCCAAACAAAAAGGTCGACTATTGATCAACAAAGTGAATCCCGATGGTCCTGCCGAACAAGCAGGGCTGGTGCCAGGCGACGAACTGATCGGAGCGCATGATTGGCGTTTAAGGGGGCTTGAGCATTGGCAAGCATTGCTTCAAGGTCCAGAACAGATCCCCGTTCTGTATGCACGTCGCGGACGTCTTAGCTCCACAATTCTGAAGAAAAAGGATCCAATCGTGGAGCGCTGGGAGATCAGCTGGGACTCTGGTGCTTCGTCATCACAAAAAGAATTGCGTGATCGATGGTTTGCAATCGTGTGA
- the ribBA gene encoding bifunctional 3,4-dihydroxy-2-butanone-4-phosphate synthase/GTP cyclohydrolase II codes for MDPIFDSIPDALNAIRNGECVVVVDDERRENEGDLICASQFATPEQINFMAKEARGLICLAIEGDRLDALDLPLMVDRNTDENQTAFTVSIDAGPEHGVSTGISAEDRSRTIQVVLRADAKPSDLRRPGHVFPLRARSGGVLKRAGHTEAAVDLAQLAGLIPSGVICEIQNSDGSMARLPELQDYAKQFGLRLISIADLISYRLQNERFVRRHAQAVMPSQFGQFQAIGFRNELDNSEHVALVKGVPGQLQEPVLVRMHSECLTGDAFGSLRCDCRPQLEAALSQIEQEGEGVVVYLRQEGRGIGLINKLKAYSLQDGGLDTVEANEKLGFGADLRNYGVGAQILGDLGIHRLRLLTNNPRKIAGLGGYGLEVVSRIPLIINPGDHNANYLATKRDKLGHLFNEKNAANVVTLAWDCGEDLIAELPDLLHRAEILASKLSLSLLPEQTPRLLALWERPQFVWAVSGETSAIEQFLNTLASWPETKRLGLLKTAKAEQRLHPSLQLNREEMDLASLRNNKKIGWSETSDRPILIHWS; via the coding sequence ATGGATCCGATCTTTGACTCCATCCCTGACGCCCTCAACGCCATCCGTAATGGCGAGTGCGTTGTTGTGGTCGATGACGAACGCCGCGAAAACGAAGGAGATTTGATTTGTGCGTCGCAGTTTGCGACGCCAGAGCAGATCAATTTCATGGCCAAAGAGGCTCGGGGCTTGATCTGTCTCGCAATCGAAGGAGATCGTCTTGATGCCCTCGACCTCCCCTTAATGGTCGATCGCAACACCGATGAAAATCAGACGGCGTTCACGGTGAGTATCGATGCCGGGCCAGAGCATGGCGTCTCGACCGGAATTTCTGCGGAGGACCGCTCTCGAACGATTCAAGTTGTGCTTCGGGCTGATGCGAAACCATCCGATCTCAGGCGTCCAGGTCATGTGTTTCCGCTGAGGGCCCGTTCTGGAGGGGTGCTTAAGCGGGCAGGACATACGGAAGCTGCTGTTGATCTTGCCCAGCTCGCTGGACTGATTCCATCGGGGGTGATTTGTGAAATTCAGAATTCCGATGGGTCGATGGCCCGTCTGCCAGAACTTCAGGACTACGCCAAACAATTTGGATTGCGGCTGATCAGCATTGCTGACCTCATCAGCTACAGGCTGCAGAACGAACGTTTCGTGCGTCGACATGCTCAGGCTGTGATGCCCAGTCAGTTCGGACAGTTCCAGGCGATCGGATTTCGCAATGAACTGGACAACAGTGAGCATGTTGCTCTGGTGAAAGGAGTGCCTGGGCAATTGCAAGAACCTGTTTTGGTTCGCATGCACTCGGAGTGCCTCACGGGTGATGCCTTTGGTTCTCTGCGTTGTGACTGCAGACCACAACTTGAGGCCGCGTTATCGCAAATCGAGCAGGAAGGTGAAGGTGTTGTTGTGTATTTAAGGCAAGAAGGCCGTGGGATTGGCCTGATCAATAAGTTGAAGGCCTATAGCCTCCAAGACGGAGGTCTCGACACCGTCGAAGCGAACGAGAAGCTTGGATTTGGAGCAGATCTGCGCAATTACGGAGTGGGTGCTCAAATTCTGGGTGATCTGGGGATTCATCGCCTAAGGCTCCTGACCAACAATCCACGAAAAATTGCAGGACTTGGTGGCTATGGGCTGGAAGTGGTCAGTCGAATTCCTCTTATCATTAATCCGGGCGATCATAATGCGAATTATTTAGCCACAAAGCGCGACAAATTGGGGCACCTATTTAATGAAAAAAACGCGGCAAATGTTGTAACTCTAGCCTGGGATTGTGGTGAAGACCTGATCGCTGAGTTGCCGGATCTTCTGCATAGGGCAGAGATATTAGCTTCAAAATTAAGCCTTAGCCTCCTCCCAGAACAAACACCAAGGTTGCTTGCGCTCTGGGAACGCCCTCAATTCGTTTGGGCTGTTTCAGGCGAAACATCGGCGATTGAGCAGTTTCTGAATACCTTGGCGTCTTGGCCGGAAACAAAGAGACTCGGACTCTTAAAAACGGCCAAAGCCGAACAGCGCCTCCATCCGTCTTTGCAACTCAATCGCGAAGAAATGGATTTGGCTTCGTTGCGGAACAACAAAAAAATCGGCTGGTCAGAGACCTCTGACCGGCCGATTCTGATTCATTGGTCCTAA
- the mtnP gene encoding S-methyl-5'-thioadenosine phosphorylase yields the protein MSTLHSSLQDARVGVIGGSGLYAIDGLESVEEVTLDTPFGVPSDCLRVGQLNGVEVVFLARHGRSHHLLPSEVPYRANIWAMRSLGVRWLISVSAVGSLQEHLRPRDMVVPNQFIDRTRQRPQSFFGDGCVAHVSLAQPFCERLSDLLAAAATNEMPSGHKLHRGGTYLCMEGPAFSTKAESELYRNWGCDVIGMTNHTEARLAREAEIAYASLSMVTDFDCWHTEHDAVTVEMIIDNLKANATATGPILFALMEKLGRERPSSPAHHALKDALMTPPDAVPAATRTRLDLFTSAYWGPASAQAQ from the coding sequence ATGTCCACACTCCATTCCTCCCTCCAAGACGCTCGAGTGGGTGTCATCGGTGGCAGTGGTTTGTATGCGATTGATGGGCTCGAATCGGTTGAAGAGGTCACATTGGACACCCCATTCGGCGTTCCTTCTGATTGTTTGCGCGTCGGTCAACTGAATGGCGTTGAGGTGGTCTTTCTTGCCCGCCATGGGCGCTCGCATCACCTGCTTCCCAGCGAAGTTCCCTACCGAGCCAATATCTGGGCGATGCGCTCCTTAGGGGTGCGTTGGTTGATCTCGGTCTCTGCCGTGGGATCTCTTCAGGAGCATCTGCGCCCTCGCGACATGGTTGTTCCCAATCAGTTCATCGACAGAACGAGGCAGAGGCCGCAATCGTTCTTTGGCGATGGCTGTGTGGCCCACGTCAGCCTGGCGCAACCCTTTTGTGAGCGCCTGAGTGATCTGCTTGCAGCAGCAGCAACGAACGAGATGCCGTCCGGACACAAGCTGCATCGCGGTGGAACCTACCTGTGCATGGAGGGTCCGGCTTTCTCGACCAAAGCAGAAAGTGAGCTCTATCGCAATTGGGGTTGTGATGTGATTGGCATGACGAACCACACCGAAGCCCGTTTGGCACGCGAAGCCGAAATTGCCTATGCCTCTCTCAGCATGGTGACCGATTTCGATTGTTGGCATACGGAGCACGATGCAGTGACCGTTGAAATGATCATTGACAACCTCAAGGCCAATGCCACTGCGACGGGGCCGATCCTCTTCGCTCTCATGGAGAAATTAGGCCGTGAACGTCCTTCTTCCCCTGCCCATCACGCCCTTAAAGATGCCTTGATGACGCCTCCTGATGCCGTTCCAGCCGCGACCAGGACCCGTCTGGATTTGTTTACGAGTGCCTATTGGGGGCCCGCAAGCGCTCAAGCTCAATGA
- the purN gene encoding phosphoribosylglycinamide formyltransferase, translated as MPAPLNLSHCVADSLDSGLALNSPSIQEWPTFQPALRLGVMASGNGSNFEAIQASIAANALHADIRLLVVNNQGCGAEQRAQRLNIPCQLWDHRQFETRERLDHALVKAFLEADVELIVMAGWMRIVTPVLIEAFPNRLLNIHPSLLPSFKGLDAVGQALQASVRISGCTAHLVQADVDTGPVIAQAAVPVLPDDSPESLAKRIQAQEHRILPWAIALAGVKWRQSSGIKGS; from the coding sequence ATGCCCGCGCCTTTGAACCTTAGCCACTGTGTGGCTGATTCACTCGATTCAGGTCTTGCGTTGAACTCCCCTTCGATTCAGGAATGGCCAACGTTTCAGCCAGCTCTCCGACTCGGAGTGATGGCATCGGGTAACGGCAGCAATTTTGAGGCGATTCAAGCGTCGATCGCAGCCAACGCTCTGCATGCCGACATTCGCCTCTTAGTGGTCAACAATCAAGGCTGTGGCGCTGAACAGAGAGCCCAACGGCTCAACATTCCATGCCAGTTATGGGATCACCGACAGTTTGAGACAAGAGAACGGCTTGATCACGCCCTTGTGAAGGCATTTCTTGAGGCAGACGTGGAATTGATTGTGATGGCTGGATGGATGAGGATTGTGACGCCAGTGCTGATTGAAGCCTTCCCCAACAGATTGCTCAATATCCACCCATCCCTTCTCCCCAGCTTTAAAGGCCTCGATGCGGTTGGGCAGGCGCTTCAAGCGTCGGTGCGGATCAGTGGTTGCACGGCCCATCTGGTTCAGGCAGATGTCGATACGGGCCCCGTGATCGCTCAGGCGGCCGTTCCAGTTCTTCCAGACGACAGTCCGGAGTCCTTGGCCAAGCGAATTCAAGCCCAGGAGCATCGCATTTTGCCCTGGGCGATCGCTCTTGCAGGAGTGAAGTGGCGCCAGAGCTCAGGGATAAAAGGGAGTTAG
- the argC gene encoding N-acetyl-gamma-glutamyl-phosphate reductase: protein MAIKRVAVIGASGYGGLQSLRLLQGHPDFVVGFLGGERSAGKRWSELCPFLPLPDDPLVETPEPARIAERADVALLSLPNGLASGLVPELLERGVRVVDLSADYRYRSLDQWSEVYAQEARSCKRTDSDLCSEAVYGLPEWNAPAIASARLVAAPGCFPTTSLLPLLPFLKQGLIEQDGVIIDAKTGTSGGGRAAKEHLLLAEASESICPYGVVGHRHTSEIEQMASEIAGCAIQLQFTPHLVPMVRGLLSTVYARLRDPGLTAEDCTTVLDSFYRHHACVTVLPVGTYPATKWAKHTNCAFLSVQVDNRTGRLVLMSAVDNLMKGQAAQAIQCLNLMAGLPEATGLPLTPFYP from the coding sequence ATGGCGATCAAACGAGTTGCGGTCATCGGAGCATCCGGTTATGGGGGCTTGCAAAGCCTGAGGCTGTTGCAGGGCCATCCTGATTTTGTCGTCGGCTTTCTTGGCGGAGAACGCAGTGCTGGCAAGCGTTGGAGCGAGCTTTGCCCGTTTTTGCCCTTGCCGGATGATCCCCTGGTGGAGACGCCTGAGCCCGCAAGAATTGCCGAACGTGCTGATGTGGCCTTGCTCAGCCTTCCCAATGGACTGGCAAGTGGCCTAGTCCCTGAGCTTCTGGAACGAGGCGTTCGGGTCGTGGATCTGTCCGCCGATTACCGCTACCGCTCGCTCGACCAGTGGTCGGAGGTCTACGCCCAGGAAGCTCGCTCTTGTAAGCGGACGGATAGCGACCTCTGTTCTGAGGCGGTGTACGGGTTGCCTGAGTGGAATGCCCCTGCCATTGCTTCAGCTCGATTGGTCGCAGCACCGGGCTGCTTTCCCACCACGAGCCTGCTTCCACTCCTGCCCTTCCTCAAACAAGGATTGATCGAACAGGACGGGGTGATCATTGATGCGAAAACAGGCACATCGGGTGGAGGACGCGCGGCAAAGGAACATCTGCTCCTGGCAGAAGCCTCTGAATCGATCTGTCCTTACGGCGTCGTCGGCCATCGCCACACCTCAGAAATTGAACAGATGGCCAGTGAGATTGCCGGATGTGCGATCCAGCTGCAGTTCACACCTCATCTCGTGCCGATGGTGCGAGGACTGCTCTCAACCGTCTATGCCCGATTACGCGATCCCGGACTGACGGCCGAAGACTGCACCACAGTTCTGGACAGTTTTTATCGCCATCACGCCTGTGTCACGGTGTTGCCAGTGGGAACGTACCCAGCAACGAAGTGGGCAAAACACACCAACTGTGCCTTTTTATCCGTGCAAGTAGACAACCGAACGGGACGACTTGTCCTGATGAGCGCTGTTGACAACTTGATGAAAGGACAAGCTGCGCAAGCGATTCAATGTCTCAACCTCATGGCAGGACTGCCTGAAGCGACAGGATTACCACTAACTCCCTTTTATCCCTGA
- a CDS encoding N-acetylmuramoyl-L-alanine amidase: MVCNRVTGIWKRLQSHLQHRGATLIVCSGTLVLGMGALAWLSNDQSGALKASSPSLLDLLDEVGSEAKRERKKSEQTRQPQPPRAISWSSPLAKQCSGFDSKVTNRLQAQQRTLQQRRVSVATDPTNFGERFRVNPWGVALNPDPRVVVLHETVYSLQSAVNTFMTPHPRDADQVSYHTVIGLDGKIVDLVDPLKRAYGAGYSAFLGEWAVTNAKIRGSVNNFALHLSLETPQDGRNSRSSHSGYSSAQYDSLALVLKDWIDRFGFTPAAITTHRHVDLGGERGDPRSFDWQELQTRLAALKALCP, translated from the coding sequence ATGGTTTGCAATCGTGTGACTGGAATCTGGAAGCGACTGCAGTCTCACCTCCAGCATCGTGGTGCGACTCTGATTGTTTGTAGCGGCACGCTGGTTCTTGGGATGGGTGCTCTGGCTTGGTTGAGCAATGATCAAAGTGGTGCCTTGAAAGCCAGCAGTCCGTCCCTTCTCGATCTTCTTGACGAAGTCGGCAGCGAGGCGAAACGAGAGCGAAAAAAATCTGAGCAAACAAGACAACCTCAACCTCCCAGGGCGATCTCCTGGTCTTCACCCTTAGCGAAACAATGTTCAGGTTTTGACTCCAAGGTCACAAACCGTCTACAAGCACAACAGCGCACACTCCAACAACGGCGGGTGTCCGTAGCAACAGATCCCACGAATTTCGGAGAACGTTTCAGGGTGAATCCGTGGGGAGTCGCTCTCAATCCAGATCCCCGCGTCGTTGTCCTCCATGAAACGGTGTACTCGCTGCAATCGGCTGTGAATACCTTTATGACCCCCCATCCCAGAGATGCAGATCAAGTGAGTTATCACACAGTGATTGGTCTTGATGGAAAAATTGTTGATCTCGTTGATCCACTCAAACGCGCCTATGGAGCGGGATATTCCGCATTTCTGGGCGAATGGGCCGTCACCAATGCAAAAATCAGAGGATCAGTGAATAACTTTGCGCTTCACCTAAGCTTAGAAACACCTCAAGATGGCAGAAATAGCCGGTCTAGCCATAGCGGATACTCCTCAGCTCAATATGACTCTCTAGCCCTTGTCCTGAAGGACTGGATCGATCGTTTTGGCTTTACTCCAGCAGCCATTACGACCCATCGCCATGTTGATCTTGGTGGTGAACGCGGCGATCCAAGGAGTTTTGATTGGCAGGAACTTCAAACTCGCCTAGCCGCATTGAAAGCTCTTTGCCCCTAG